A genomic segment from Clostridia bacterium encodes:
- the aroC gene encoding chorismate synthase: MLRFLTAGESHGPQLTVIVEGMPSGVKIDIDLINAWLRDRQQGYGRGGRMRIEEDRVEILSGVRGGMTLGSPITMVIRNKDWVNWEEVMRPDAGADLTQRNVTCPRPGHVDLAGAMKYHHQDIRNVLERASARETAARVAVGALVWQFLFEFNIKVLSHVTCVGSVFCSGTNLDWDTIAERAAKSPFFCADPVAGEYMMKAVDETRQAGETLGGIFEILVKGLPPGLGSYVHWDRKLDGLLAQALMSIQGIKGVEIGLGFKAGTLPGSRVHDPIHYNQVDGYYRISNGAGGLEGGITNGEMLVLRAAMKPIPTLMRPLASVDVVTKEPRDAAKERSDVCAVPAASIVGKAAIAPVLANAMLEKFGGDNLAEIKAAWQHYCEYVRGF, from the coding sequence ATGCTCAGGTTTCTCACCGCCGGAGAATCCCATGGACCCCAGTTGACGGTTATCGTCGAGGGGATGCCTTCCGGCGTGAAAATTGATATAGATTTGATCAATGCCTGGCTGCGGGACCGGCAGCAGGGTTACGGCCGCGGCGGCCGCATGAGGATTGAAGAGGACCGGGTGGAGATTTTATCCGGGGTCCGAGGCGGCATGACCTTAGGCAGCCCGATTACGATGGTCATCCGGAACAAGGATTGGGTCAACTGGGAAGAGGTGATGCGCCCCGATGCGGGAGCAGACTTGACCCAAAGAAACGTGACCTGTCCTCGTCCCGGCCATGTGGACCTGGCCGGGGCAATGAAATACCATCATCAAGACATCCGAAATGTCCTGGAAAGAGCCAGTGCCCGGGAGACGGCGGCACGGGTGGCGGTCGGTGCCTTGGTGTGGCAGTTTTTGTTTGAGTTCAATATTAAGGTGTTGTCCCACGTTACCTGCGTGGGCAGTGTCTTCTGTTCCGGCACCAACCTGGACTGGGACACGATTGCAGAACGGGCCGCCAAGTCCCCGTTTTTCTGCGCCGATCCGGTGGCCGGTGAATACATGATGAAGGCTGTGGATGAAACGCGGCAAGCGGGGGAGACTCTCGGGGGGATCTTTGAAATCCTGGTGAAGGGCCTGCCGCCCGGGTTAGGAAGCTATGTGCATTGGGATCGCAAGTTGGACGGCCTCTTGGCTCAGGCTTTAATGAGCATTCAGGGCATCAAAGGGGTAGAAATCGGCTTGGGTTTCAAAGCCGGTACTTTACCCGGCTCCCGGGTCCACGATCCAATCCACTATAATCAGGTGGACGGTTATTATCGTATATCTAACGGTGCCGGCGGCCTGGAGGGCGGTATCACCAACGGTGAAATGCTGGTATTAAGGGCGGCCATGAAACCCATCCCTACCTTGATGAGACCTCTAGCCAGCGTCGATGTGGTTACCAAGGAACCTCGGGATGCGGCGAAAGAAAGGTCCGATGTATGTGCCGTGCCGGCGGCGAGCATTGTCGGAAAGGCGGCCATTGCTCCTGTACTGGCCAATGCCATGCTGGAGAAATTCGGCGGTGATAACCTGGCGGAGATCAAAGCCGCCTGGCAGCATTATTGCGAGTATGTGAGGGGCTTTTGA
- a CDS encoding shikimate kinase: MKANIVLIGFMGAGKTSTGKRLAEILQMEFVDTDKEIEKLTGITISQIFARHGEVRFRSEEHLIVTKAANRTNCVIATGGGAVLNEENVRALQRNGILICLTASPEVIQARVSKRGGRPLLQKDKSVEKIRQMMEERKPFYAQADFTLDTSELSQEETVDRILAYLQERGVIDGNTSR; this comes from the coding sequence ATGAAGGCGAACATCGTTCTCATTGGATTTATGGGCGCGGGCAAAACCAGCACCGGCAAGAGATTGGCGGAAATCCTGCAGATGGAATTTGTGGATACCGATAAAGAAATAGAAAAACTGACCGGGATAACCATCAGCCAGATCTTTGCCCGGCATGGCGAAGTGCGCTTTCGTTCCGAAGAGCATCTCATCGTCACCAAAGCCGCTAACCGTACCAATTGCGTCATTGCCACCGGCGGCGGGGCGGTGCTCAATGAGGAGAACGTCCGGGCTTTACAGCGAAACGGCATTTTAATTTGCCTGACCGCCAGCCCGGAGGTAATCCAGGCCAGGGTGAGCAAACGAGGCGGGAGGCCTCTCTTGCAAAAAGACAAATCCGTCGAAAAGATCAGGCAAATGATGGAGGAAAGAAAGCCTTTCTATGCCCAGGCGGACTTTACCCTGGACACCAGCGAGCTTAGCCAGGAGGAAACCGTAGACCGGATTTTAGCCTACCTGCAGGAAAGGGGGGTTATAGATGGAAACACTTCTCGTTGA
- a CDS encoding 3-dehydroquinate synthase, whose product METLLVDLGERSYPIELGWNSLAELGAYLRRLIPAKKCLVVSNPVVIELYGQILLDGLKDAGFQPETFIISDSEQSKSIDTAVQVYDALVAHDFDRNSPILALGGGVVGDLAGFVAATYMRGVPFVQVPTTLLAQVDSSVGGKVGVNHREGKNLIGCFYQPRVVWIDLQTLTSLPRRELKAGMAEVVKYGVIQDEAFFRLLEAEGNQIMHLDKSILGRVVRHSCQIKAQIVGRDEREVGIRALLNYGHTFGHALETLTNYERYRHGEAVAVGMVIATKIALALAVCRDESVLDRQLALLNAFGLPAEWPADVDKAGILDVIMHDKKARGGSLRLVLPVRIGEMTIRRFTPEDVKLMLEHF is encoded by the coding sequence ATGGAAACACTTCTCGTTGACTTAGGCGAAAGGAGCTACCCGATTGAGCTGGGTTGGAACTCACTGGCAGAACTGGGGGCGTATCTCAGGCGCCTCATCCCGGCCAAGAAATGCCTAGTAGTCTCCAACCCGGTAGTGATCGAGCTCTACGGCCAGATTTTGCTGGACGGGCTGAAAGACGCCGGTTTTCAGCCGGAGACTTTCATCATTTCGGACAGCGAGCAAAGCAAATCAATCGACACCGCCGTACAGGTATACGATGCGCTGGTGGCCCATGATTTTGACCGCAATTCTCCCATCCTGGCCCTGGGGGGCGGGGTAGTAGGGGATCTGGCGGGCTTTGTGGCCGCCACTTACATGCGGGGTGTTCCTTTTGTGCAGGTGCCAACCACCTTGCTGGCCCAAGTGGACAGCAGCGTCGGGGGCAAAGTAGGGGTTAATCACCGGGAAGGCAAGAACTTAATCGGCTGTTTCTACCAGCCCCGGGTGGTATGGATTGACCTGCAAACCTTGACCAGCTTGCCCCGGCGGGAACTAAAAGCCGGCATGGCGGAAGTGGTTAAGTATGGTGTCATCCAAGATGAAGCCTTTTTCCGCCTGCTGGAAGCAGAAGGAAACCAGATCATGCACCTGGATAAATCCATCCTGGGCAGGGTCGTGCGGCATTCCTGTCAAATCAAGGCCCAAATCGTGGGGCGGGATGAACGGGAAGTGGGTATCAGGGCTTTGTTGAATTACGGCCATACCTTTGGTCATGCTTTGGAAACATTGACCAACTATGAAAGATACCGTCATGGGGAGGCCGTGGCGGTCGGCATGGTGATTGCGACGAAAATCGCTTTGGCCCTGGCAGTCTGCCGGGATGAGAGTGTCTTGGACCGGCAGCTGGCCCTTTTAAATGCTTTCGGGTTGCCGGCGGAATGGCCCGCCGATGTAGATAAAGCCGGGATCCTGGACGTAATCATGCACGACAAGAAAGCGCGGGGCGGGTCCTTGCGCCTGGTGTTACCGGTGAGAATAGGCGAAATGACCATCAGAAGGTTCACGCCGGAAGATGTGAAACTGATGCTGGAACACTTTTAA